ATTAACTTCTTTACAATCAACGCTGTGGAAATCGCCAGGGAACTTGGCTTGGGCAACCGTACCAATATGATCATGCAGGCGGCTTTCTTCAAACTGGCAAGAGTCATTCCTATTGACGAAGCTGTTGGTTACATGAAAGACCAAATCATGAAAGCTTACGGCAAAAAAGGCGATAAGATCGTCAACATGAACAATGCTTCTGTTGATGCCGGTATCAGCAGCCTGGTGAAAATTAATATACCTGACTCATGGGCTGACGCTCCTGATGAGCCGGTTGTAGAAAAAGACGAGCCCGATTTCATTAAGAACGTCTTGCGGATCATGGCCAGGAACGAGGGAGATACGCTTCCCGTCAGCGCCTTTAAAGGTGTGGAAGACGGCACCTTCCCGCCCGGCACTGCCGCATATGAAAAACGCGGTGTGGCAGCGTTTGTACCCAGGTGGATCAAAGAGAACTGCATTCAGTGCAACCAGTGTTCGTTTGTCTGCCCGCATGCAGCCATCAGGCCGATCCTGTTGACCGAGGAAGAAGCCAAGAACGCTCCGGCTACGTTTGAAACCAAACCAGCCATCGGCAAACAGCTCTCCGGGTTAGCTTATCGCATGCAGGTCACACCGTTGGATTGCATGGGCTGTGAAGTCTGCGTGAATACCTGCCCGTCGAAGGAAAAAGCCCTCGTTATGGAACCCATTGACAGCCAAAAAGAAGTTGAAGCAGCCAACTGGGAATTTGCCATGACGATTCCTGTAAAAGACAAACTCTGGAACAAATTCAGCGTAAAAGGCAGCCAGTTCTGCCAGCCCCTGCTGGAGTTCTCCGGCGCCTGCGCCGGCTGCGGCGAAACTCCGTACGTAAAACTTCTCACCCAGCTCTTTGGAGACAGGATGATGATGTCGAACGCCACGGGCTGCACATCCATCTGGGCTGCCGCCGCTCCTTCCATGCCTTACACCACAAATGCGGAAGGCAAGGGCCCGGCCTGGTCCAACTCCCTGTTTGAGGACAGCGCGGAATTCGGCTTCGGTCTGTATCTTGGTGTTAAGAAGATCAGAAATAAGGTTGCCGAGCTGATGCAAGAAGCCATATCTCTTGATATTCCACAGGAACTTAAAGAGGCGTTCCAGGAATGGCTGGAAGGCATGTACAATGCTGAGGCGTCCAAAGCTGCTACAGCCAAGATCCTGCCTCTCTTGGAAGGGCAGACCCATCCTGTAATTCAAGGGATTATCGACAGAAAAGACTTCCTGATCAAGAAGTCCAACTGGGCCTTCGGTGGAGACGGTTGGGGCTATGACATCGGTTACGGCGGCTTGGACCACGTGGTGGCATCTGGTGAAGATATCAACATCCTGGTCTTAGACACCGAAGTTTATTCCAATACCGGCGGCCAGTCCTCCAAATCAACACCGGCTGCGGCTATCGCCAAGTTTGCCGCCGCAGGTAAGAAGACGAAGAAGAAAGACCTCGGCGCCATGGCTATGACCTATGGCTATGTATATGTGGCGCAGGTTGCCATGGGCGCCGACCAGGCCCAATGCGTTAAAGCCTTCAAGGAAGCTGAAGAGTATCCCGGGCCGTCCCTGATCATCTGCTATTCCTCCTGCATCAACCACGGCATCAATATGACCAAGAGCCAGCAAGAAATGGCCAAGGCAGTTAAAGCCGGTTACTGGCACCTGTACAGGTACAATCCTCTACTCAAGCAAGAGGGCAAGAATCCGTTTATCCTCGATTCTAAAGAGCCGGATCTGGATTCCTTCAGAGACTTCATTATGAGTGAAACTCGTTACAGCTCACTTGCGAAACTGTTCCCGGGCCAAGCAGAAGCTCTCTTCCAAAAAACACAAGCAGATGCCAAGGAAAGATACGAATTCTACAAAAAACTCGCAGAAGGTTAAAAGTTTGCTGATGGCCTGAATAAAAAAAGGAGGACAATGTGTCCTCCTTTTTTTTCTTAGTTAAAGAATGTTATTCAGTTTGTTCTGTACAAAATTAAAACTTGCATGCCAGGTTAAATGCAGGTGCAAATTTACTCGCACCTGCATCTTAGTATTTTAATAGTCTCTTTTGGCTCCCCAAAGACATATGGAGCCTTGGTTTATGGCCGATTTATGTTTTGGGCCGTTTCAAAACCGATTTTAAATGCCTTCTGGTTTAATTCTAATGCTTTTTGTGGTACTACTTTAGTAATAATTTCCTCAAATGTTTCATGGGGGATGGGCAAGTACCCGGAGCCTGCCAGCGCGCCAACCATGATGATATTTTGCACAACTGGATCTCCTGCCTGCGCCGCTAGTACTGTGCTCTCTATAGCCAGCGTCTGAGCTGTTATCTCTTTAATTTTTTCCAACAAATCTTCTACATGTGGGTATTCGCATTTGCCCATGAGAACGTGAACGGGGAAGACCGGGCGAGGGTTGACAATTATTTTTACTTTCGGGCTGCCCAGTTCGATAGCAATCCTAGCCGCTTCTACAGGTTCAAAACCGACAATAATATCGACATGGCCCGCCGGTATAATCGGTCCGTAAAGGCAGTTGCGTGAAAGACGAATATGGGAGGATACGGAACCGCCACGCTGAGACATACCGTAAGATTCACCGACCGTAACCCTGAAGCCTTCTACTGAGGCAGCCTTCGCCAGGATTTCAGAAACCAGTATGTTGCCCTGGCCGCCAACTCCAGTTATGACCAGATTGATAGGATCTTTCATTATTTATCAACCTCCCCGGCAATGATAGCCCCGGCAGGACACAAAGTTGCGCAGACGCCGCATCCGGCACAGACCGCTTCGTCTATGGATGCCTTTCCCGCAACAGGATCCCAGATATTGCCCGGACAGCCCCACACTGAAGTGCAAAAGCGTCCACAACCGCAAGACTCACCCCTGCAAAGTGACTGATCGACATAAACACGCTTCTTTCGTTGGCTCTTGCGTGCTGCTACCAAGGCACACTCCTGGCGTAGAATCAATACTTTCACGTCGGGTTCTCTTAGCAGGGAGTTGATGGTTTCAGCTGTTTTGTCGTTTTCAAAAGGATCTGCAATGGTGCAAGGTATACCCAGTCCACGGACGATTTCTTCGATTGGGATGGCAGTAGTAGGCCTGCCGTGGTTACTTATACCTGACCCGGGATGTGGCTGGTGGCCAGTCA
This region of Pelotomaculum schinkii genomic DNA includes:
- the nifJ gene encoding pyruvate:ferredoxin (flavodoxin) oxidoreductase, whose product is MAKDKMKTMDGTKAAAYVSYAFTECACIFPITPSSPMAEYVDEWSAQGLKNIFGQTVDVTEMQSEAGASAAMHGALCAGALTTSYTASQGLLLMIPSMYKIAGELLPGVLHVTARSIATHALNIFGDHSDVMSTVQTGFALLCSNSVQEVIDIGGVAHLAAIKSRVPFLHFYDGFRTSHEQQKVEVIDYDDFAKLVDMDAVKAFRDNSLNPDRPVIRGSNQNPDIFFQAREACSPFFEPVPDIVAEYMREIGKITGREYKPFDYYGAPDAENIIVAMGSVCDTAEETINYLMAKGEKVGMIKVHLYRPFSAKYFFDVYPKTVKRIAVLDRIKTPGSPGEPLYNDICNLFFNSNLKPLVVGGRYGLGSKDTLPSDIVAVYENLKADEPKNNFTISIIDDVSFTSLDRGEDIDVAPEGTIQCKFWGLGSDGTVGANKQAVEIIGDHTDLFAQAYFAYDSKKSGGITVSHLRFGKKPIKAPYLINTADFISCSNQSYVNVYDLTAGLKPGGAFLLNCVWSPEELEEKLPAKIKRYLAKNKINFFTINAVEIARELGLGNRTNMIMQAAFFKLARVIPIDEAVGYMKDQIMKAYGKKGDKIVNMNNASVDAGISSLVKINIPDSWADAPDEPVVEKDEPDFIKNVLRIMARNEGDTLPVSAFKGVEDGTFPPGTAAYEKRGVAAFVPRWIKENCIQCNQCSFVCPHAAIRPILLTEEEAKNAPATFETKPAIGKQLSGLAYRMQVTPLDCMGCEVCVNTCPSKEKALVMEPIDSQKEVEAANWEFAMTIPVKDKLWNKFSVKGSQFCQPLLEFSGACAGCGETPYVKLLTQLFGDRMMMSNATGCTSIWAAAAPSMPYTTNAEGKGPAWSNSLFEDSAEFGFGLYLGVKKIRNKVAELMQEAISLDIPQELKEAFQEWLEGMYNAEASKAATAKILPLLEGQTHPVIQGIIDRKDFLIKKSNWAFGGDGWGYDIGYGGLDHVVASGEDINILVLDTEVYSNTGGQSSKSTPAAAIAKFAAAGKKTKKKDLGAMAMTYGYVYVAQVAMGADQAQCVKAFKEAEEYPGPSLIICYSSCINHGINMTKSQQEMAKAVKAGYWHLYRYNPLLKQEGKNPFILDSKEPDLDSFRDFIMSETRYSSLAKLFPGQAEALFQKTQADAKERYEFYKKLAEG
- a CDS encoding indolepyruvate oxidoreductase subunit beta, whose protein sequence is MKDPINLVITGVGGQGNILVSEILAKAASVEGFRVTVGESYGMSQRGGSVSSHIRLSRNCLYGPIIPAGHVDIIVGFEPVEAARIAIELGSPKVKIIVNPRPVFPVHVLMGKCEYPHVEDLLEKIKEITAQTLAIESTVLAAQAGDPVVQNIIMVGALAGSGYLPIPHETFEEIITKVVPQKALELNQKAFKIGFETAQNINRP